ccttttttctttgtttttctgtttgaaaacaaacaagtgaTTGACGTTGATGGTTTTTAGAAGTCACATGGTCCAAATTGTGATTGGTGAATTTACAGCAGGAATCTAAAAACagatatttcatttttcttttccagaTTTTTGGTAAAAACTTGTTCTGCTCCAGAATCGAAATAACTCACATGGAATAGTTGGTTTACATACTTTTTTTTGACTTGCCATTTAAGTTAACGTTATGAAATTTGTGTACTTTCAGTAAAAACACAACTTGAAGAATCAATGCCTTTACTATGGCGTGctttcaaacaaaagaaaatgatgtCAAATTAAAAAGTGAAAAATATTAAACAAAAAAGAGCAGCATCGCCATATATGTACACATTCTGCAAGAGGGAGtatgtaaaacaaaaacagcatcaaaACGTCCAAATTATTTGTACAAGTCAAAATAACTGAAGTTCGGGTCTGGTATGAAAGGTACCTTGGGGAACACTTCCTCCGGCTCAGGATCAAATCCAAACAGTTCAAAATCCATCGACAACAACTTCTTCACTTCCAGTCGATCCTCCAGAGACACCTGGGCATATGCCTCTTTCAGTGCTTCCTTCTTTTGCCCCACGCGGAATCTCCTCTCTCCTGAGTGAGCTTGGGCAGTCAAGGCTGCGGTGATAAAATCCGTTATGTTAAAAGAAACTCTCGTCTGCTCCTGTTTGAGTGGAAACACCTGAGTTTTACTAATGTGTCCTCTTACATGCCACTTTTTCCAAATGCGCCTGCAAGCAGTATCGATAGAAATACACCGCAAAGCACCACCAGTGAGATCCCTGCGTGCGTTTGCGCCAATGTTGTGTGATTCAAAATCTCTTTCATAGGCAACTGGTGACTGTATCTCTTTCAGAATGAATGGCATGTCTTCACTTACAGTTTCAAGTTGGCCAATGTAAGCATGCGGCCATGAACATACTGGGCATAGTCTGTACATGGGTATGAAGTGTCGGTCTTgatgttgtcttgtcttttccatGTGAATGAAGTACTTGATGAATTCTGGGAAAGTGACGTCATGCCCACACGTTATCCATGTAGAGTTTGGCCGGAAGTTTCTCACGATGTACTTTCCATGCAACTTCCAGTAGATCGTATTTGGTGAAAAAAGTTTATCAACATAGGCAGACAGGAGACGTGAGTAAGGTTCACGCACGAACATGAACGTGACGTGCTTGTGTTTGGATTCTTTGAGTGATTTTATGTCTTGAGtgtcactttttgttttttttctaatggcATTGAGAATCTCTTTCCATGTTGTGGATGACGTTTTCGGAATCGGACAGTAAGACACTGACACGTTCATAATGGGAGGATGGAAGGGCAGTCTGATCCTAAGACGGAATCTTCTCTGCAGACTGGGAGAGTTTATGTGAAGTCTGCAGGCGTTCTGTACCGTTTCCCATCTCTTTGTGAAACGGAGCACGTCCTCTGGGTTGAGTGCTGAGGGAGACAGTCTGGTGCTCTCTCTGGAGTCAGAGAACCTCTGAAaagaaaagcacagagagagagagagagagagagagagagagagaacacacgcgTATGCATGCATATACTTTCTGCCTTCCTTGTGTCATGCAAGGTGTCaagtctatacatatatatatatatatatatatatatatatagatatatatagatatatatatatatatagatatatatatatatatataagtactgttttgtgtttgctCCCTTTATTTTGGGAAGGGAAGTCATTGCattcttgttggtgtttttttttgtttttgtttttttctgtccctgtcactgctttccatagatgtgtgtgtgtgcgtggggtggggtggggtggggggggggcgtgcgtgggcgtgtgtgtgcaatgacgTATTGCACTTTACAAATGCCGTGTATTATTGCTCTTGTTTTTATCATTGTTCAGAACGTCTGCAATGAACCATTTTAGGTGATGATGTTGTGTGCaatttttttgtcttgttgtttctctgtgtatccAGTTTTGGGctacacctcccctccctccccaaatttTGACGTCTTTATTGGCTGCGATTGACATCTAAACGAATCAATTAATAactatttttttccctttaccTCACCATCCATTCTGTGTTTTAGACCCCCATGACTTGAGTAGACATCTTTTATGAATTTTGTCAAAATCGTTTAGAACAAATGGCGATTACAAATCCCGTCAATTTAATGGATGACTGTTTAACTCTGTTCTGGATCAAGAAATATCAGTCACTCtagggaggatgagggagaaaAAGATGAGGAGTGACAGATAATGTTGTGTCTCTAATAATTACGAGCCATGTATAGAATGTAGTGATGACAATGAGATACTATAGTTCATGTGATgacataatatgatatgatataacataATATGATAAGATATAACACTTATAGTGTAATATAATTTGTCTACTTATCTACGTGTGCATGCAGGGGAAGGGGGTTAGGGTTTAGAGAGAGTCAATATTTATGGCACGGTGGTCCAGTTTTATCAACATGTGTCTTTACACCTGACTGTACTGAAAATCGTATGTACGTCATTCAGATATGAATCCACTCACCAGTGCTGAAGTTATGCTTCCCAACGCGATGTGAGAAGAAACTGGAAACAAATAAGGAAAATCATATAAAATATACATTTGCATTTTCGTGCACACTTAAatacgtgcagagagagagagagagcgagtgaacactgaaatgtttaaagtTAATGATTAgaccattggcccatgtcaataggggtggttacaagtccatgcagaggtacaacacaaacattttACTATTAGCAACATACTTTCAAAGCCTTGccaaggaacacagccaagcACATGACCAATAATTTGTTTCACTCGCAAAAAGCAATAAAGTCAAATAtctgatctcatcagcgaagacaaacttttcttctcaagttctcgatgccacatccaccaaatctctttactctatcatgtcaaaatAATCTTCTTGGTACTGTAAAAAAGACtcccttccttctgcctacactttatttgaactccccagtgtcttctcctctttcctttttgacaaagtccaaaatattcgtaccatcttagaccaaatccCTTTcaaacctgctcatcctgatcctcaattcaacggcactcctcgccattcctttaatccattaactgaaacagaagtccatgaaatcctgaaagaaatgacaaaaatcccgtgagctcgatcctataccagcctcagtcttttcccagtgtgtctcacagcttctccccacaatcaccaatattgtcaactcatcccttctcactggaacgtttccatccactttcaaaactgcaatcgtccagcctcttctgaagaaatccaactttgatgcaaacattttgaaaaactatcgaccagtttctaatcttccattcctgtccaaactccttgaaaaagctgtcctgaagcagctcaacaatcacctttgtttcaacaatctcatccacccatttcagtcagcctgtcgtgctgaccacagcaccgaaacaactctcctccacatcctcaataacctactgctagcgtctgactcaggacagatttcccttctcactcttctcaacTTGTCAGTCGCCTTTGATACaatagaccattcagtccttctttcccgtcttcattttacatttgtcaacaacggcactgttctaaactggttcaaaccTTATCTTGCTgattgattccagtctgtcattgttgataatttccagtctgaacccgttaaaactgaacatggagtcccacaggggacgTATAATTTATTATGATAAGACAGTTGTTTTTGAGTGAAAGCAAACAGAGTAAAGACATGGTCGATGGTACCGTATTTCTTCTTAAAACCTGCCTGACTTTCATTTTTACACTGTTCTCCTCAATCCACTGACTAAGTCGCTGATTTAAAATGTGGCTATAAAGTTTACTGCAAACATTCAAAAGGGAAATATCCCTATGATTGTCGGGAGAGTTCTTATCACCTTTCTTGTGAAGTGGCTGAATGACAGCTTCTGTTCACTGggattgaaatatatatatatacctgacgTGAACAATTTGTTGAAAAGAATAACCTAAAATGGCACAATAACGAGAGCCGCGCGTTTGAAAACCTCCCCTATTCTGCCATTGGGGCCCGCAGCTTTTCCGTTTTACAGAGCATGAATAGCTGTGAATACCTCGCCTTCAGTTATATCTTTTTCAAGAACATCAGTATCATATTGgtcatgcgagagagagagagagagagagagagagagagctcagttcagatcagttcagttccagTTGGGTCAAGGCCCTGTAGTCTGCACAGAGTCGTACAAGGCTGAGAGTTCTGTCCATGTactgaagaggcagagaaggaaacATGGAAACGAAGGATTCACGTATTAAAACGTCAGAACTGGTGGTTCGTTACATCAGGTCACTCACCATATTTACATACTCATGCATACTTGTGTTTGATTCGTTTCAGTATCTTCAAGAACGGGAAGTAGTTAAATCTGACGCTTTCATATATTTCCTTTATAATTTCTCAAAACGACTGGATATCTTAATCAGTACTTGTGTAACTTCCTTGCCATTGTCAAATtaagtggaaaacaaaaaacaaaacaaaataaacagaaacaacagTGGCAAAACGAACTGTtaaaacaccctctctctctcgattcttCCCTCTCAGtatgaatttacacacacacacacacacacacacacacacacacactgacggaaagATGAGCGATTAGTGATTCAGCATGATTATATAGACTAACGTTGTTGACATACAGTAGCCAGAATTACAGGATGATATACATTACCTCATGTTATATATTAATGAACACCTTTGTGCAACCAGAAAGTGGCTTCTGTCGCCATGTTGGCTACATTGATGTCCAGGAAAGAGTAATCTTTTCTCCTGGAATTCTATATTCAGTATTTCAAACAAAACAGTTGCTTCCAGTTTCCATACCTTCCAGTGAGGAAACAGTGACATAGAAGACGGCAACAGACACGACAAGAAGAAACAGCATGAAGGCTTTCCGTTTCTTGCTGCAAACAGACAGAATTCATTGATCTTCAAGCAAGTTGATACAAAAATTTTATGAATGTATACATCTATGCACATGTACGTAGTAGTATGTATTCAGTCGttcacagacagaaggaaagatttCAATCATGTATAGGTGTGTATTTGAATGGATGCTACCGTACATGGCCGTACAGTTCAAACAGATGCACAGACTGATGGGTACAGTTCATTCAAACAGATGCACAGACTGAGGCTCCAcaggataatgataatgttaaaacTAATCAGGTCTTTGATGTGCCATTTCCTGTGGAGGAAGTAAAGACTGCAATTCAAAAGCTGAAAAATAATAAAGCATGTGGAATAGACCAAATTACAAATGAATTTCTTAAGTCTGCCCCAGAGAATCTCGTATTGCTGATTACATTTTTCTTTCAGTTGAGTTATGCATTATGGTAAGGTACCTGAAGAATAGACTGTAGCCATAGTAAAACCGctttataaacagaaaacaagtaaAGACTCTCCAGCAAAGTTAACAAACATAAGTTTTTTCAGTAAATTGTTTACTGGTGTGGTCAGTAACAGACTGCTCATACttggatgatgataatactgttgGAGAAGCAGCTGGTTTTAGGGCAGGCTACTTGGTTACAGACCATGTATTCACTTTGCACTCTATAATAAACTTCTTTTTTGCGAAGAAAAAGCGACTGTATTCCGCTTTCATAGACTGTGAGAAAGCTTTCGATTCAGTGGACAGGCCTTTCGTGGCTCAGAATGATTAATGAAAATGTTACTGGAAAGCTGTTATGCGTTACACAGGATTTGGACAGCAAAGCTAAGTCTCAAGTACAATGCAATTCAAGAATTATCTTATCATTTTTCATGTACAACTGGTTTGAGACAAGGGGGAAATTTATTGCCGTTTTTGCTTGCATTGTTTGTGAATGACTTGAAATTGTTTATTGATGAAAATGTGACTGGTTTGGATTCTGTAAAAATGGCTGCCACTGATGTCGATCTTGATGACTCTCATGTTGATATTCTGTTTGAAACGTTCACATTATTGTATGCTGATGATACTGTCATATTAGCAGAAACACCAGTTGCACTACAGAATGCCCTTAACAAGATGCAAGATCACTCTAAAACCTGGAAGCTAAAAGTTAATGCTTCGAAAACAAACGTGGTGGTTCTctcaagaggaaaaaaacaagaaaatttcCAGAGTTTACTCATAAAGGTGTTAAGTTAGATGTTGTTTTTGACTTTCAATATTTCGGTATGAAAATGAATTATGGTGAAAGTTTTAAACCTGCGCAAAAAAATCTATGTTTTTTCTTATTATAAAAATGAAGAAACTGATGTTGCCTATTGATATTCAGGTTGAGCTTTTTGATTGCATTGCAGTTCCTATTCTTTTATATGGATCGGAAGCATGGTATTCACAAATGTGTGTTCTTGCTACAAAATTGCAATTTGCAATTCTAAAAGATAATATTTTAGCTATATAAATCCACTCCTTCACAAATAGTTTTAGTCAACTTGGTCAGCTCCCATTAGAAGTCCAGGCAAAACAACGAATGCTGAATTTTTTGTTCCGTTTAACAGACACTGTTAATAAAAAATAAGTTCTCTAGTAATATGTACTATTTCATGCTTAAGTTAAAAGAAAAGGCAGAATACTTTTTCGCATACTTGGACGCTGTTGAAAGAGAATTAAATGCTCTTAAGCTTAGTGGTCTCTGGATAAATCAGTGGGATGATGCACGATATTCCACCCATATGTTTAAAGCATTAATTAAGCAAAGGATTCAAGATCAATGCATCCtgcaatggttgttgttgttggcgtctgtctgtcatggaagacagtggaactctgcgcctagtttggtcaagttgttgagttgcagcacCTGCTGTGGCTGTGCAGTCTGATTCTGGATCGgaaggctctgttgcagttgccGCAAGTGAAAAtcgcgcctggctcagagggtacggattATCCCTCTGCCGTCTGCACTCGCTCCACTGTTCCCAGTGCTGTCCTCTCTTCCGCTTGGTCCTCTGGACGCATGCCTttacggtccttctccagctgttacgagcttcagccaccacctcccagcCTGCTGGGTCAATGTCACGtgccctcatgtctcgtttgcagacgttcctgtagcgtaggacaggtctttctgcaggtctggaaccagtggcgagcTCGCTATAACGTATGTCCTTGGGGATTCGCCCGTCATCCATTAGCCTGACGTGGGCAAGCCACCGCAGACGGCACTgggtcaggagtgcaaacatgatggagatgcctgcctggtcaaggactttcttgtTTGGTATACGGTCAAACACTCTGCATGCATGGGCTAAGTGGTTGATGAGTCACTGGAGTGCCTCCTCTGGGTGAGTTTTCAGAGCTGCATCATCTGCGAAAAGCATCTCGCGAATAAGAACCTGTCACACTTTGGTTTGAACACAAACGTGGGCCAGGTTGAAGAGACTGCCATCACTTCTGGTGCGGAGATACACTCTGTCCTCCAGCAGGTGGTGGAGTAGCACGGTCTTTTTTCCAGCCTTGATGACTTCAGGCGGGATGCCATCTTTACGTGGAGCTTTGGCACAGGCGAGGGAGTCGATGGCCTTGCCTCTTCAGAGGGTGGtatgtcaagttcttccatgacaggGAGGTTGGTGGTGCTCTCCACTGCTGCATCTGCGACAGTGTTTTCTCTTTAATAGAGCTCCTGGTAATGTTCCACCTGCTTGCTCTAGTCTGTTACCATGTTGCTGGAAGCTGACTTGAGTGGCGCGATCTAGTTCACACATGGGCCGAAGGCTTTTTTCTAACCATCGTACATGCCACGGATGTTGCTGCAGTCAGTGGAAAGTTGGATGTTCTGACAGATGTTCAGGCAGTAGTCTTGGCGCAGCATCTGGCGATCTGTTTGGTGTCATTTCTGGCCTTCTTTAGTGCAGTGAGTGTCTTCTTAGAAGGCTCTCCTTTGTGATTGATGAGCGCCACTCTTATGGTCTCTATTGCTGGTTCTAGGACAGCAATGCTGGCTTCCAACCAATCTggattctgcctctgtcttttgcTGAAGGTATCCGTGGCTGAGTTGTAGATTGTGACACAGATGTGATTCCACCTCTCCTCAGCATTGCCGGCAGGGCAGTTTTTGTGGGCATCCTCGATGGAGTTGGCGAAGCAGTCACACAGGTCTGGAATTGCTGTTCTGGCAGTGTTGATGCGAAGCTGACCCTTCTGCTTTGAGTGGTGAATCCGTTTTGGTTGGAAGCGCACTTTGCAGCCAACCATGGAGTGGTCGGTGATGTAGTCAGCACTGTGAGAACTACGTGTGGTGTGTATACAGTTCAGCGAAGGCCTTCGAGTGATGATGAGGTCCAGCTGGTGCCAGTGTCGGGATCTGGGGTGTCACCAGGAAGTTCGGTGGTGTGACATGCTGGAGAAGAATGTGTTAGTTATGCAGAGGTTGTGGCAGGAGCAAAACTCTAGAAGCCTGTGCCCGTTCTCATTCAGTTTACCAATACCAAAGTTGCCAATGCAGCTGGGCCAGGATTCGTGGTCAGAACCCACTCGGGCATTGAAGGTACAGCTGTTCTGTGCCAGGGATGTCTCGGATGGTGGTGTCAAGCTCCTCATAGAACTGGTCCTTGGTCTCCGCAGAAGAACATTGTGTGGGAGCATAGACGCTCAGGAGGTTCACTGTGCCAGAGGAGGTTAACAGGCAGAGGGCGAGGATGTGGGCTGTGCCACTGTATGGCGGTTCCACAGAGGACAGTAAAGGGTTCCTCACGGTGAATCCAACGTCATACAGTCTTGGCTCTTCAAGTTCCTTGCCCTGCCAGAAGAACGTGGAGTTCTGTTCCCTGAGGCTGCCGCTTAAGGGAAGTTTTGTTTCCTGTAGTGCGGCAATGTCGATTTTGAGCCTTGTGAACTCACGATCGATGATGGCTGTTTTCCTGGAATCATCAACTTGTTACAGGTCATTTGAGAGACCAGGACACATTGTCCTGACATTCCAGCTTGCTAAACGCAAGATgggaagtttttttgtttctgtttttgcctggtgCTGGGTTATAGTCTGCTTGTCGGTTTATTTCCCTAGCTCCAAGCACCCATTTAAGCAGGCAGACTGTGGCGGGTCAGCAACTTATTGACTGGGGACTGCTTGGAGCGGGCAGTAGCTGAACAGTGGGACTGCGATGGTCCCTCCCACTGTCGGATGCAGCCTGTAACGCCTGGACCTACGCCAATCGGTCCTAGCTTATAACTCGTAACTGCTGCCtcctgtgttgtttctgtcactGGGGGCAGTAACAATGAAGTGACCTCTCCAGGACGCGAGCCTGGGCCAAGTTTATTGACAGCCTGGGTTGCCCAGTCTTCAGAATCCCCCTGTCGGCCTCACCGATGTAATCCAAAGGAACGCAGAGCAATACATTCTACACCAGCTTGGCTACAGGAGCTGCCAGAAGAAAGTCAGTGCAACATCCAACTGCCTTAGGGGCTCCAActccggatttttcctcagggtttaCTCCCGAAGCATTTCCCCTGACTGGGTATGCCAAAAGGCAGTGGAGGTTTGGACTCAGGGTTTTCCTTCCCCTAGGTGGACTGACTTCCCAGGCTGAGCTCCGTCTGCCCGAAGCATCTGGTTTTGAGACGCCAGAGACCTGCCTTTCGTCCTTTCTCCTGTCAGTTCATGCAGTTCCGCCAGGCTTAGAGGCTAAGCCACATGCGCAGGCCAGGAGTTGGGCTAGCTTGTCAGAGACTATTTGAGACGCACGCCATACTGGAGCACTTTATATGTGGTGGGAGCTTGTCCCCACTACCGCCCCAGGCTATGCTTGCTATGATAATCCTCATATTGGAGCCAGTAGTGGTATGCAGAAATAAATCAGAATGAATTATATTCCAATTACCGTATATATAAGAATATGTTTCAATTCGAAAAATACTTGGTTGTTTTGCCTCTTGATGCTGCTCGCTTTCTGTTACAATTTAGACATTTGAACCACAAGCTACCAAATCAAAAAGGGCGATTCTTAAGAACTGagtgaaatgaaagaaagtaCA
This portion of the Babylonia areolata isolate BAREFJ2019XMU chromosome 16, ASM4173473v1, whole genome shotgun sequence genome encodes:
- the LOC143290819 gene encoding uncharacterized protein LOC143290819, which produces MSVAVNMRTPGFFIFCKKRKAFMLFLLVVSVAVFYVTVSSLEVSSHIALGSITSALRFSDSRESTRLSPSALNPEDVLRFTKRWETVQNACRLHINSPSLQRRFRLRIRLPFHPPIMNVSVSYCPIPKTSSTTWKEILNAIRKKTKSDTQDIKSLKESKHKHVTFMFVREPYSRLLSAYVDKLFSPNTIYWKLHGKYIVRNFRPNSTWITCGHDVTFPEFIKYFIHMEKTRQHQDRHFIPMYRLCPVCSWPHAYIGQLETVSEDMPFILKEIQSPVAYERDFESHNIGANARRDLTGGALRCISIDTACRRIWKKWHVRGHISKTQVFPLKQEQTRVSFNITDFITAALTAQAHSGERRFRVGQKKEALKEAYAQVSLEDRLEVKKLLSMDFELFGFDPEPEEVFPKVPFIPDPNFSYFDLYK